One genomic window of Sulfurovum lithotrophicum includes the following:
- a CDS encoding TrkH family potassium uptake protein has product MDIHALKNIFKFVSVIGIALSFFLFTAIVVGWAYQENMNRFFAFDLALLVLNGTIYLLLREHRMKLSIKGGILSVNLIWILLGVAGAIPFLLYTDITPAAAFFESVSGFTTTGATVFSDIESLPKSILYLRSLMHWLGGMGIIVLGVGLFSLINPSGSMTLFKAESTGIKMEKITPKVKDTAIRLWGIYVLFTVVDTIALKWAGMSGFDAINHAFSTISTGGFSTKNASLGYYDSNTIVWITTFFMILSGINFLAHLKLFSTGKAEGYKREEVLWYLAIFIVLSLLLSSVDIFVDYDSYFHALTHASFTVASVLTTTGFATLDYEQWGHMAIAVIFIAMLIGGNAGSTAGGVKVIRYIVLFKNISVQFKRTLHPNAVLSVFIDHQKVSSQIISSTTGFIFLFVMTNMLLTLYLFAGGFDAMTSVSTALACVGNIGPGFALTGPAHNYGFFSDIDKIVLSMGMIIGRLEFYTVFLLFSRTFWKKF; this is encoded by the coding sequence GTGGATATACACGCTTTAAAAAATATTTTCAAATTCGTCTCTGTCATCGGTATAGCGTTGAGTTTCTTTCTGTTTACGGCTATTGTCGTGGGATGGGCCTACCAGGAAAATATGAACAGGTTCTTTGCTTTCGATCTTGCCTTGCTCGTTTTGAACGGAACCATTTATCTGCTGCTAAGAGAACACAGAATGAAGCTGAGTATCAAAGGCGGCATACTCTCGGTCAATCTGATATGGATCCTTCTGGGGGTAGCGGGTGCGATCCCTTTTCTGCTTTACACCGACATCACGCCTGCTGCTGCCTTTTTTGAGTCGGTCAGCGGATTCACCACCACAGGGGCTACGGTCTTTTCAGACATTGAATCGTTGCCAAAATCGATACTCTACCTCAGAAGCCTGATGCACTGGCTTGGGGGTATGGGAATCATCGTACTGGGGGTAGGGCTTTTCTCTCTGATCAACCCAAGTGGTTCCATGACACTGTTCAAAGCTGAATCAACAGGGATAAAGATGGAGAAGATCACGCCAAAGGTCAAAGATACCGCCATAAGATTGTGGGGTATCTACGTACTCTTTACTGTGGTGGATACCATTGCCCTGAAATGGGCAGGTATGAGCGGTTTCGATGCGATAAACCATGCATTTTCAACTATCTCTACGGGAGGCTTTTCTACGAAAAATGCTTCACTGGGGTATTATGATTCCAATACGATTGTATGGATCACGACCTTTTTCATGATCCTTTCAGGGATCAACTTCCTGGCTCACCTGAAACTCTTTTCCACCGGTAAAGCAGAGGGGTATAAAAGAGAAGAGGTGCTTTGGTATCTGGCTATATTTATTGTGCTTTCACTGCTCTTGAGCAGTGTTGATATCTTTGTGGACTATGACAGTTATTTTCATGCCCTGACACATGCCTCTTTTACGGTTGCGTCCGTACTGACCACAACAGGGTTTGCCACGCTTGACTATGAACAATGGGGGCATATGGCGATCGCGGTGATTTTTATAGCCATGCTGATAGGCGGAAACGCCGGATCGACGGCAGGGGGTGTGAAAGTGATACGTTACATTGTATTGTTCAAGAATATTTCTGTACAGTTTAAGAGAACATTGCATCCCAACGCAGTACTGAGTGTTTTCATAGACCATCAGAAGGTTTCGTCCCAGATCATCTCGTCCACGACAGGGTTTATTTTTCTTTTTGTGATGACCAATATGTTACTGACACTCTATCTGTTTGCAGGAGGATTTGATGCCATGACTTCCGTATCGACCGCTTTGGCATGTGTAGGGAATATCGGGCCGGGATTTGCCCTGACTGGGCCAGCACATAATTACGGGTTCTTCTCGGATATTGATAAAATAGTTCTTTCTATGGGGATGATCATTGGCAGGCTTGAATTTTATACGGTATTCTTACTCTTCAGCCGAACTTTCTGGAAAAAATTTTAA
- a CDS encoding NAD-binding protein, with translation MDIMIAGSGTVGYGLAQTLSYQHNVMVIDKDISKLNKLDEDVDVMVVHGDIENPKTYQMLNLEKIDLFIAVTDSDEANLLSTLIVEDVVEINKKIIRLKNDGFLKSRVLEKLSIDYAVFPDITTANKVKALFTFPKANNVKMFHQTKHKLISIRVQYDAQMLYRVNEFMSDAVAIVGIEREKRFFVPSKEERIEKGDLVYLFGDMDAIEKISAKLDEKMPSSIKKIVIFGANTLAQKIAKALLDKKLDIKMIEKDISHCRAASELLQHRVTIINSAYEDQRLFEEEGLKNADMIIAASHDDEKNIVKCIEAKEYGIEKVVAVNNDKAYYNLMHKMGVVVVRGSKAGAHYAILEKISSSSIVTQRHYCGGNGILFMRKIYPNSELIGKKPREVKIGTSVLLLSREEKLYALSDITQFEQGDIIAVFGEYDYKEEIQQWIYTL, from the coding sequence ATGGATATTATGATAGCCGGATCGGGAACGGTAGGGTACGGTCTTGCCCAGACACTTTCCTACCAGCACAATGTTATGGTCATAGACAAAGATATCTCCAAGCTCAACAAACTGGATGAAGATGTAGATGTCATGGTCGTCCATGGTGATATTGAGAACCCGAAAACCTACCAGATGCTCAACCTTGAGAAAATAGACCTGTTCATAGCTGTTACGGATTCGGATGAAGCCAATCTGCTCTCTACGCTTATTGTGGAAGATGTTGTTGAGATAAACAAAAAGATCATCAGGCTGAAAAATGATGGTTTTCTCAAAAGCCGTGTGCTTGAAAAGCTTTCAATAGACTATGCGGTATTCCCGGATATCACGACAGCTAACAAGGTCAAAGCACTCTTTACTTTCCCCAAAGCGAACAATGTCAAAATGTTCCACCAGACAAAACACAAACTTATTTCCATACGGGTACAGTACGATGCGCAAATGCTTTATCGTGTTAATGAGTTTATGAGTGATGCTGTAGCTATAGTAGGGATTGAGAGAGAAAAGAGATTTTTTGTTCCCAGCAAAGAGGAACGCATTGAAAAAGGGGATCTTGTCTATCTGTTTGGTGATATGGATGCCATTGAAAAGATCTCGGCTAAACTGGATGAAAAGATGCCTTCTTCCATTAAAAAGATCGTCATTTTCGGTGCCAATACCCTGGCCCAGAAGATTGCGAAGGCATTGTTGGACAAAAAACTGGATATCAAGATGATCGAAAAGGATATTTCCCATTGCCGTGCCGCTTCGGAACTGTTGCAGCATAGGGTAACGATCATCAATTCGGCTTATGAGGACCAGCGTTTGTTTGAAGAGGAGGGGCTTAAAAATGCCGATATGATCATCGCTGCGAGCCATGATGATGAAAAAAACATCGTCAAATGTATTGAAGCAAAAGAATACGGTATAGAAAAAGTCGTGGCGGTCAATAACGATAAAGCCTATTACAACCTCATGCACAAAATGGGTGTTGTGGTTGTCAGAGGCAGCAAGGCCGGGGCCCATTATGCGATCCTTGAGAAGATTTCTTCAAGTTCTATCGTTACGCAGAGGCACTATTGCGGAGGAAACGGGATACTGTTCATGCGAAAGATCTACCCCAATTCCGAGCTCATTGGCAAAAAGCCAAGAGAAGTGAAGATAGGCACATCAGTGCTTCTGCTCTCAAGAGAAGAGAAACTTTATGCCCTCTCGGACATTACTCAGTTTGAACAGGGAGATATTATCGCGGTTTTTGGCGAATATGACTATAAGGAAGAGATACAGCAGTGGATATACACGCTTTAA
- a CDS encoding multiheme c-type cytochrome → MERTALIRLLILFLTLFSFSAAKYMDNHSCKECHENIYDEFQSSQHSKSYFNDELHRKVADTADSKKYACATCHMPMADNMDDLLSGKARPDKANKTHTDAISCYFCHTIAYVKKAHQFNINTKARQAEHYKPTLYGRLVHPDASDKHSSASNPVYAKKVCMGCHSHKLNDNNVTIFKAMDDTQNSLGCIRCHMPEVEGGAEKMDKRARGQHASHKFLGIHDKAFRKTGVDITLTVKNKKLEVMLDNKMEHPLIIQPARAKFLKIKVMRKGKMIWRNYKQDPAEDAQGYFSYSFKKDGKKIIVPATATEGSVHNLNAKETKILTYDIPSLQKGDVVTVSLYVQLAKSDCAKAIDLKDKSLMEPELIKQETLKF, encoded by the coding sequence ATGGAACGGACAGCGCTAATCAGGCTTCTGATTTTATTTCTCACACTTTTTTCTTTTTCTGCCGCCAAATATATGGACAACCATTCCTGTAAAGAGTGTCATGAGAATATCTATGATGAATTTCAAAGCTCACAGCATTCCAAAAGCTATTTCAATGATGAACTGCACCGCAAGGTAGCCGATACTGCCGACAGTAAAAAATATGCCTGTGCCACCTGCCATATGCCCATGGCGGACAATATGGATGATCTTCTAAGCGGCAAAGCAAGACCCGATAAAGCCAACAAGACCCATACTGATGCTATTTCATGCTATTTCTGTCATACGATAGCCTATGTCAAGAAGGCACATCAGTTCAATATCAATACCAAAGCAAGACAGGCGGAGCACTACAAGCCTACGCTGTACGGCAGACTGGTCCATCCCGATGCGAGTGACAAACACTCTTCTGCATCGAATCCGGTCTATGCCAAGAAGGTCTGTATGGGGTGCCATTCGCATAAACTGAACGATAACAATGTTACTATTTTTAAAGCCATGGATGACACACAGAACAGTCTGGGGTGTATCCGTTGCCATATGCCGGAGGTAGAGGGTGGTGCAGAGAAGATGGACAAGCGTGCCAGAGGACAGCATGCCAGCCACAAATTCCTTGGTATTCATGACAAGGCATTCAGAAAAACAGGTGTCGATATTACACTTACAGTGAAAAATAAAAAGCTGGAAGTGATGCTGGACAATAAAATGGAGCATCCGTTGATCATACAGCCTGCACGTGCAAAGTTTTTAAAGATAAAGGTCATGCGAAAAGGCAAAATGATCTGGCGAAACTACAAGCAAGACCCTGCCGAAGATGCACAGGGGTATTTTTCCTACAGTTTTAAAAAAGACGGTAAAAAAATAATCGTCCCTGCTACAGCGACAGAGGGCAGTGTACACAATCTTAATGCCAAAGAGACAAAAATACTGACGTATGACATCCCTTCTCTACAGAAAGGTGATGTCGTAACTGTTTCACTCTATGTACAGCTGGCCAAAAGTGACTGTGCTAAAGCGATAGATCTTAAAGACAAAAGTCTGATGGAACCAGAGCTTATTAAACAAGAGACTTTAAAGTTTTAA